A portion of the Streptomyces sp. NBC_00376 genome contains these proteins:
- a CDS encoding MFS transporter, with protein MPSKPSPSLELDESGGLGPPAFDRRRAWLVTTLIVTFMIVNFADKSVLGLAADPIMEELDISHSTYGLISSSYSILFSLSGLVVGFFSSRVSSRVLLSVMCLVWGLAQLPVLIVAAVPALVAGRVLLGAAEGPATPMSMHALYKWFPAGHRGLPSALQISGAALGTLMAAPVVTTLITQFGWRSAFAALAATSLVWSAVWWFVGRDGPYDQPPARVRTEAGGSARVPYRRLLLCGTVIGSVASAFGASWAMALSQAWLPSYLRSELAMSPGTAAAVLSAVSAFSFVLLLALSPVIDRLTRRGVSMRLSSGVPQGLAVACAGTAMAVFPFVGPLPVRLALIAVAFAVHSIAFPLHYMTAAAVVPASRRGALFGIVAATGTLPGLLAPSLTGHLLDSAPSEGAGYTQSFVLAAVVMVICGGVAACCIRPARDAARLGAL; from the coding sequence ATGCCCTCGAAGCCATCACCGTCGCTGGAACTCGACGAGTCCGGCGGCCTCGGGCCGCCGGCGTTCGACCGGCGCCGCGCCTGGCTCGTCACCACGCTGATCGTCACGTTCATGATCGTCAACTTCGCGGACAAGTCGGTGCTAGGGCTGGCGGCCGACCCGATCATGGAAGAGCTGGACATCAGCCACAGCACCTACGGCTTGATCTCCAGCTCCTACTCGATCCTGTTCAGTCTCTCCGGGCTGGTCGTCGGCTTCTTCTCCTCGCGCGTCTCCAGCCGCGTGCTGCTGTCGGTGATGTGCCTGGTGTGGGGCCTGGCCCAGTTGCCCGTCCTGATCGTGGCGGCTGTACCGGCGCTGGTCGCCGGCCGGGTGCTGCTCGGCGCGGCGGAGGGGCCGGCCACACCGATGTCGATGCACGCCCTCTACAAGTGGTTTCCGGCGGGCCACCGCGGTCTGCCCTCGGCCCTGCAGATCAGTGGCGCCGCCCTCGGCACTCTCATGGCGGCGCCCGTGGTCACCACGCTGATCACGCAGTTCGGGTGGCGTTCGGCCTTTGCCGCGCTGGCCGCGACGAGTCTGGTGTGGAGCGCGGTGTGGTGGTTCGTCGGGCGCGACGGCCCCTACGACCAGCCCCCCGCGCGCGTGCGGACCGAGGCCGGCGGGTCCGCCCGCGTCCCCTACCGCCGGCTGTTGCTGTGCGGCACGGTGATCGGGAGTGTGGCCAGCGCTTTCGGGGCGTCTTGGGCGATGGCCCTCAGCCAGGCCTGGCTGCCGTCGTATCTCAGGAGCGAACTGGCCATGAGCCCGGGAACGGCGGCGGCGGTGCTCAGTGCCGTGTCCGCCTTCAGCTTCGTGCTGCTGCTGGCGCTGTCCCCCGTGATCGACCGGCTGACCCGGCGCGGTGTGTCGATGCGCCTTTCCAGCGGTGTGCCGCAGGGTCTCGCGGTGGCGTGTGCGGGGACGGCGATGGCGGTGTTCCCCTTCGTCGGCCCGCTGCCGGTGCGGCTCGCCCTGATCGCGGTCGCCTTCGCGGTGCACTCCATCGCTTTCCCGCTGCACTACATGACGGCCGCGGCGGTCGTGCCCGCCTCCCGGCGCGGCGCGCTCTTCGGGATCGTGGCCGCGACGGGGACGCTGCCGGGTCTGCTGGCCCCGTCCTTGACGGGCCATCTGCTGGATTCCGCGCCCTCGGAGGGTGCGGGCTACACGCAGTCGTTCGTGCTGGCGGCGGTCGTCATGGTCATCTGCGGGGGCGTGGCCGCCTGCTGCATCCGCCCGGCACGGGACGCCGCACGACTCGGCGCCCTCTGA
- a CDS encoding glycoside hydrolase family 10 protein, with protein MRQMARRSFVAGAAGVVAGMVSTVTMAGDAFADPPRRSGVPERSGRRHAARRELRGMWVATVANLDWPSKPGLTAAAQQAELIAYLDEAVERRLNTVILQVRPTADALWPSPYEPWAQYLTGVQGKDPGWDPLGTAVREAHSRGLELHAWFNPYRVANHTDPSRLAATHPARLHPDWVLPYGGKLYYNPGIPEVRRFVQDAMLDAVRRYDVDAVHWDDYFYPYPVAGQVFDDDATYAKYGAGFPDKAAWRRDNTDKLVRETAERIKKIKKNVQFGISPFGVWRNAATDPLGSDTRAGVQTYDDLYADTRGWVRKGWIDYICPQVYWNIGFAAADYAKLVPWWSEVVRGTEVDLFVGEALYKAGDPAQPAAWQDPAELSRHIDFAAKYDQVRGHVYFSGKDVVVDRIGAMDRVVADHYRNRARPPR; from the coding sequence ATGCGGCAAATGGCCAGAAGAAGCTTTGTTGCGGGGGCGGCCGGGGTGGTCGCGGGGATGGTGAGCACCGTCACCATGGCCGGTGACGCCTTCGCGGATCCGCCCCGGCGGAGCGGAGTGCCGGAGCGCTCCGGCCGCCGTCACGCCGCCCGGCGCGAGCTGCGCGGCATGTGGGTCGCCACCGTCGCCAATCTCGACTGGCCCTCGAAGCCCGGCCTGACGGCGGCCGCGCAGCAGGCCGAACTGATCGCGTACCTCGACGAGGCCGTCGAGCGGCGGCTGAACACCGTCATCCTCCAGGTCCGGCCGACCGCCGACGCGCTGTGGCCCTCGCCGTACGAGCCGTGGGCCCAGTACCTCACCGGCGTCCAGGGCAAGGACCCCGGCTGGGACCCGCTGGGCACCGCCGTCCGCGAGGCGCACAGCCGAGGCCTGGAACTGCACGCCTGGTTCAACCCGTACCGGGTCGCCAACCACACCGACCCGTCCCGGCTGGCCGCCACCCACCCGGCCCGGCTGCACCCCGACTGGGTCCTTCCCTACGGCGGGAAGCTCTACTACAACCCGGGGATTCCGGAGGTCCGCCGCTTCGTCCAGGACGCGATGCTCGACGCGGTCCGCCGCTACGACGTCGACGCCGTGCACTGGGACGACTACTTCTATCCGTACCCCGTGGCCGGGCAGGTCTTCGACGACGACGCCACGTACGCCAAGTACGGCGCGGGTTTCCCGGACAAGGCCGCCTGGCGGCGCGACAACACCGACAAGCTGGTGCGCGAGACCGCCGAGCGGATCAAGAAGATCAAGAAGAACGTCCAGTTCGGGATCAGCCCGTTCGGGGTGTGGCGCAACGCCGCGACCGATCCGCTCGGCTCCGACACCAGGGCGGGGGTGCAGACCTACGACGATCTGTACGCCGACACCCGCGGCTGGGTCCGGAAGGGCTGGATCGACTACATCTGCCCGCAGGTCTACTGGAACATCGGCTTCGCCGCCGCCGACTACGCCAAGCTGGTGCCCTGGTGGAGCGAGGTGGTACGCGGCACGGAGGTCGACCTGTTCGTGGGGGAGGCGCTCTACAAGGCCGGTGACCCGGCCCAGCCCGCCGCCTGGCAGGACCCGGCCGAACTGTCCCGGCACATCGACTTCGCCGCCAAGTACGACCAGGTGCGCGGTCACGTCTACTTCTCCGGGAAGGACGTGGTCGTGGACCGGATCGGGGCCATGGACCGGGTGGTCGCCGACCACTACCGCAACAGGGCGCGCCCACCCCGCTGA
- a CDS encoding Clp protease N-terminal domain-containing protein — MVNPVRPTHPVRLDDLIEAIKKVHTDALDQLSDAVIAADHLGDVADHLIGHFVDQARRSGASWTDIGKSMGVTRQAAQKRFVAKNPGEVSDLDPSQGFSRFTPRAKNVVMAAQNEARTAHNDEVGTAHLVLGLLSEPEGLAAAFVKAQGIPLEDVRRAATEALPPAAAGELPELIPYDAGARKALELTFREALRMGHNYIGTEHILLALLEQEDGTGVLTGLGIDKAAAEADIAEALALLTTPKENG, encoded by the coding sequence ATGGTGAATCCCGTACGCCCTACGCATCCCGTGCGCCTCGACGACCTGATCGAGGCCATCAAGAAGGTTCACACCGACGCCCTCGACCAGCTCTCGGACGCGGTGATCGCCGCGGACCACCTCGGTGACGTGGCCGACCATCTGATCGGACACTTCGTGGACCAGGCCCGGCGCTCCGGCGCCTCCTGGACCGACATCGGCAAGAGCATGGGGGTGACCAGGCAGGCCGCCCAGAAGCGGTTCGTGGCCAAGAACCCCGGCGAGGTGTCGGATCTCGACCCCAGTCAGGGGTTCAGCCGCTTCACCCCGCGGGCCAAGAACGTCGTGATGGCCGCGCAGAACGAGGCCCGCACGGCACACAACGACGAGGTGGGCACCGCGCACCTGGTACTGGGGCTGCTCAGCGAGCCGGAGGGACTGGCCGCTGCGTTCGTCAAGGCCCAGGGCATCCCCCTGGAGGACGTCCGCCGGGCCGCCACCGAGGCGCTGCCGCCGGCCGCGGCCGGCGAGCTGCCGGAGTTGATCCCGTACGACGCCGGGGCCCGCAAGGCTCTGGAACTGACGTTCCGGGAGGCCCTTCGGATGGGCCACAACTACATCGGCACCGAGCACATCCTGCTCGCGCTGCTGGAACAGGAGGACGGTACGGGAGTGCTGACAGGACTCGGCATCGACAAGGCGGCCGCCGAGGCCGACATCGCCGAGGCCCTCGCCCTGCTCACCACCCCGAAGGAGAACGGCTGA
- a CDS encoding serine hydrolase domain-containing protein, producing the protein MTDAPLADLHWSRGYTDPAWVRRYTTAGRELLPSRRVWRGPGPARSLPTDTAGLDLLTIAAPDGRTLTLQDLYAAARTDALLVMHRGTLVHETYLHGLRPHDAHFNASAAKSYTGLLAATLAHRGTLDRDATASEYVPELAGTAFGDSTVDHLLHMGTHVSYAGRPFDKPVEAQRYFAVVAPPLRPYGYSGPTSIREHLATARATAAPGTEFRYENGNVEALAEILRRVTGTTTSALLSDMIWSHLGADEDAYYVLDGEGTEAACGGFSATARDVARLGEMIRCGGAVGDRQIVPAAVTAAIPDAPEGYAGRVRFPAAPPSTPATLSYHDYWWILNDPYGSFMASGIHGQRLFVSPGLETVIVHYGSQVMSPDVPVAPLVPAFLQIGAHLQRTR; encoded by the coding sequence ATGACCGACGCACCGTTGGCGGATCTCCACTGGTCCCGCGGCTACACCGACCCGGCATGGGTGCGCCGCTACACCACGGCGGGCCGGGAGCTTCTGCCCAGCCGCCGGGTGTGGCGCGGACCGGGCCCCGCCCGCAGCCTGCCGACGGACACCGCCGGCCTCGACCTGCTCACGATCGCCGCGCCCGACGGTCGCACCCTGACCCTCCAGGACCTCTACGCGGCCGCCCGGACAGATGCCCTCCTGGTGATGCACCGCGGCACCCTCGTCCACGAGACCTACCTGCACGGACTCCGGCCCCACGACGCCCACTTCAACGCCTCGGCGGCCAAGTCGTACACAGGCCTGCTGGCTGCCACCCTGGCCCATCGGGGAACCCTCGACCGCGACGCGACAGCCTCCGAGTACGTCCCCGAACTCGCCGGCACCGCCTTCGGGGACAGCACTGTCGACCACCTGCTGCACATGGGAACCCACGTCTCGTACGCCGGGCGCCCCTTCGACAAGCCCGTCGAGGCCCAGCGCTACTTCGCGGTCGTCGCACCACCCCTGCGCCCCTACGGCTACAGCGGCCCCACCAGCATCCGCGAACACCTCGCCACCGCACGCGCGACGGCCGCACCGGGGACCGAGTTCCGCTACGAGAACGGCAACGTCGAAGCGCTCGCCGAAATCCTCCGCCGCGTCACCGGCACCACCACCTCGGCCCTGCTGAGCGACATGATCTGGTCCCACCTCGGTGCCGACGAGGACGCCTACTACGTCCTGGACGGCGAAGGCACCGAGGCCGCCTGTGGCGGATTCAGCGCCACCGCCCGCGACGTGGCCCGGCTAGGCGAGATGATCCGCTGCGGGGGCGCCGTCGGGGACCGGCAGATCGTTCCTGCCGCGGTGACCGCCGCCATCCCCGACGCCCCGGAGGGCTACGCCGGGCGCGTCCGCTTCCCCGCCGCCCCGCCCAGCACCCCCGCCACGCTCTCGTACCACGACTACTGGTGGATCCTGAACGACCCCTACGGATCCTTCATGGCCAGCGGCATCCACGGCCAGCGCCTCTTCGTCTCCCCCGGGCTGGAGACCGTCATCGTCCACTACGGATCCCAGGTGATGTCCCCGGACGTCCCCGTGGCCCCGCTCGTCCCCGCGTTCCTGCAGATCGGCGCCCATCTGCAACGCACCCGCTGA
- a CDS encoding TetR/AcrR family transcriptional regulator, with product MAEDRRTRRTRRALGGALVELVLERGFSALTVEDITEQADVARATFYAHFKGKDDLFARVTTDLLEQLAQRLEPVVAGSSIGFTGKPLLEMLRHVSDERDVYRVILRGEGDGKPLQMFVDSCAAATAQEFKARAERNNVQPRIDADLLARVWVGEQIAVLRWWAEQDTPPMPAEEAVRMLLDLALHGRYWASGFTAPDQG from the coding sequence ATGGCCGAGGACAGGCGCACCAGGCGTACCCGCAGGGCGCTGGGCGGAGCACTGGTGGAGCTGGTGCTGGAGCGCGGCTTCAGCGCGCTCACCGTCGAAGACATCACCGAGCAGGCCGACGTCGCGCGCGCCACGTTCTACGCGCACTTCAAGGGCAAGGACGACCTGTTCGCGCGGGTGACCACCGACCTGCTGGAGCAGCTCGCGCAGCGTCTGGAGCCGGTGGTCGCCGGCAGCTCCATCGGCTTCACCGGCAAGCCGCTGCTGGAGATGCTGCGGCACGTCAGCGACGAACGGGACGTCTACCGGGTCATCCTGCGCGGCGAAGGGGACGGCAAGCCGCTGCAGATGTTCGTGGACTCCTGCGCCGCCGCGACGGCGCAGGAGTTCAAGGCCCGCGCCGAACGCAACAACGTCCAGCCGCGCATCGACGCCGACCTCCTGGCCCGGGTCTGGGTGGGCGAGCAGATCGCCGTACTGCGCTGGTGGGCCGAGCAGGACACCCCGCCGATGCCCGCCGAGGAGGCCGTGCGCATGCTGCTCGACCTGGCCCTGCACGGCCGGTACTGGGCCAGCGGATTCACCGCCCCGGACCAGGGCTGA
- a CDS encoding peptidylprolyl isomerase, with amino-acid sequence MTSKVYFDITINDEPAGRITFKLFDDIVPKTAENFRALATGEKGFGYKGSSFHRIIPDFMLQGGDFTAGNGTGGKSIYGAKFPDENFKLKHTKPGQLSMANSGPHSNGSQFFITTIVTSWLDGKHVVFGEVDDEAGMDLVKKIEALGTQSGRPQAKITIADSGVL; translated from the coding sequence ATGACGAGCAAGGTTTACTTCGACATCACCATCAACGACGAGCCCGCCGGGCGGATCACGTTCAAACTGTTCGACGACATCGTTCCCAAGACGGCGGAGAACTTCCGCGCGCTGGCGACCGGTGAGAAGGGCTTCGGTTACAAGGGGTCCTCGTTCCACCGCATCATCCCCGACTTCATGCTCCAGGGCGGCGACTTCACCGCGGGCAACGGCACCGGCGGCAAGAGCATCTACGGCGCCAAGTTCCCTGACGAGAACTTCAAGCTGAAGCACACCAAGCCGGGCCAGCTGTCCATGGCCAACAGCGGCCCCCACTCCAACGGCTCGCAGTTCTTCATCACGACGATCGTGACGTCGTGGCTGGACGGCAAGCACGTGGTGTTCGGTGAGGTCGACGACGAGGCCGGCATGGACCTGGTCAAGAAGATCGAGGCCCTCGGCACGCAGAGCGGCCGCCCGCAGGCGAAGATCACCATCGCGGACAGCGGCGTCCTCTGA
- a CDS encoding DUF1918 domain-containing protein: protein MEAHTGDRLLIHGRTVGQHDKVAEIVEVLGAGGTPPYRVRFEDGHEHLISPGPDSVVQHTETRKQP from the coding sequence ATGGAGGCACACACGGGCGACCGGCTGCTGATACACGGCAGGACCGTGGGGCAGCACGACAAGGTCGCAGAAATCGTCGAAGTGCTCGGGGCCGGGGGCACTCCCCCGTACCGCGTCCGCTTCGAGGACGGACACGAACACCTGATTTCACCAGGTCCCGACAGCGTCGTACAGCACACCGAAACCCGGAAGCAGCCCTAG
- a CDS encoding AMP-binding protein, whose translation MNLGTYLIRSARYWPDATALVCGERSWTYAELDGATNRLASALTARGLRPGDAVASLAWNRGELVEVEFALYKAGLVRAPINARLGRGEIEHILRYAPVRVLVFDAAHREDALAAIKASDTGCLPVLLEDEPAAEAIPGGAAVLGYRALLGEGDAAPVATDVDEDAPCVLNFTSGSTGALKAAVQTFGNRLANMRKLLMSDESRPRPGTRYLACGPITHATGMTLLANVFAGAATYVLPAWSAGAFVDTVEKERITATFLVPAMVNMVLAHPDAAGRDLSSLTGVRVGGAPISPQRLRDAVRFFGPVVAQGYGLGETTSVVAGLSSQEIAHAVTDDLELLRSCGRATYDTEVRIVDETGRPLPPREVGELIVRGPDCVREYWQEPELSAQTFRDGWVHTGDLAWMREDGYLFLVDRKKDMIISGGFNIYSTEVEAVLYEHPGVQEACVIGVPDETWGEAVKAVIVPRPGHAPSGDEITAFCAERLDRFKKPRTVDFVAELPHNRNGKLDRKAVREPYWADADRRVN comes from the coding sequence ATGAACCTCGGCACCTATCTCATCCGCAGCGCCCGCTACTGGCCCGACGCCACCGCCCTGGTCTGCGGCGAGCGTTCCTGGACGTACGCGGAACTGGACGGCGCGACCAACCGTCTCGCCTCGGCCCTGACCGCACGCGGACTGCGCCCCGGCGACGCGGTCGCCTCCCTGGCCTGGAACCGCGGGGAACTGGTCGAGGTCGAATTCGCCCTCTACAAGGCCGGACTGGTGCGCGCGCCGATCAACGCCCGGCTGGGGCGCGGCGAGATCGAGCACATCCTGCGCTACGCGCCGGTGCGCGTCCTCGTGTTCGACGCGGCGCACCGGGAGGACGCGCTCGCCGCCATCAAGGCCTCGGACACCGGCTGTCTCCCCGTACTCCTGGAGGACGAGCCGGCCGCGGAGGCGATACCGGGCGGCGCCGCGGTCCTCGGATACCGGGCCCTGCTCGGCGAGGGGGACGCCGCCCCGGTCGCCACCGACGTGGACGAGGACGCTCCGTGCGTCCTCAACTTCACCTCCGGATCCACCGGAGCGCTCAAGGCGGCCGTCCAGACCTTCGGCAACCGCCTCGCGAACATGCGCAAACTCCTGATGAGCGACGAGTCCCGGCCCCGGCCGGGCACCCGCTACCTCGCCTGCGGCCCGATCACCCATGCCACGGGCATGACGCTGCTGGCCAACGTCTTCGCGGGGGCGGCCACCTACGTACTGCCGGCCTGGAGCGCCGGGGCGTTCGTGGACACGGTGGAGAAGGAACGCATCACCGCGACGTTCCTCGTCCCCGCCATGGTCAACATGGTGCTGGCCCACCCGGACGCGGCCGGGCGGGACCTGTCCAGCCTGACCGGCGTTCGCGTGGGCGGCGCGCCCATCTCGCCCCAACGCCTGCGCGACGCCGTGCGGTTCTTCGGCCCGGTCGTGGCACAGGGCTACGGCCTCGGCGAGACCACCAGCGTGGTGGCGGGGCTGAGCAGCCAGGAGATCGCCCACGCCGTCACGGACGACCTCGAACTGCTCCGGTCCTGCGGCCGGGCGACGTACGACACCGAGGTCCGGATCGTCGACGAGACCGGCCGGCCGCTGCCGCCCCGCGAGGTGGGTGAACTCATCGTCCGCGGCCCCGACTGCGTACGCGAGTACTGGCAGGAGCCGGAACTGTCGGCGCAGACCTTCCGCGACGGGTGGGTCCACACCGGCGATCTCGCCTGGATGCGCGAGGACGGCTACCTGTTCCTCGTCGACCGCAAGAAGGACATGATCATCTCCGGCGGGTTCAACATCTACTCGACCGAGGTCGAGGCCGTCCTCTACGAACACCCCGGTGTCCAGGAAGCCTGCGTCATCGGTGTGCCCGACGAGACGTGGGGCGAGGCGGTCAAGGCCGTCATCGTGCCCCGCCCCGGCCATGCGCCGAGCGGCGACGAGATCACCGCGTTCTGCGCCGAGCGGCTCGACCGCTTCAAGAAGCCGCGGACCGTGGACTTCGTCGCGGAACTGCCCCACAACCGCAACGGAAAGCTCGACCGCAAGGCCGTGCGCGAACCGTACTGGGCCGACGCCGACCGCCGCGTGAACTGA
- a CDS encoding aminotransferase-like domain-containing protein — protein MHERSSVADLVGSLRGELNRYSPGEKLPSSRALVERFRVSPVTVSRAIAQLVAEGLVVTRPGSGAFRAQPPTEVPPPGDTSWQEVSLSGDGGPEAVPRTVDASGVLVTLAAPPPGVIELNGGYLHSSLQPERALAAALARAGRRPGAWDRPPTDGLTELRSWFARRIGPALTAADVLITAGGQSALATALRALAPPGAPLLVESPTYPGMLAVARAAGLRPVPVPVDADGVRPELLDAAFRATGARVFVCQPLFQNPTGAVLAPERRAEVVRIARAAGAFVVEDDFARRLVHDDAGPLPAPLAADDPDGVVVHVCSLTKIASPSLRVGALAARGPVLGRLRAIQVVDSFFVPRPLQEAALELVGSPAWGHHLRSVSAGLRSRRTAMTTALGLELPGLTLPHIPAGGGSLWLRLPEAEAGTDESAVVSAALRAGVAIAPGRPYFCAEPPSPQIRLSFSAAAGESEIAEGIRRLRTACDEVLTGSGAAAGPDRGGPRAP, from the coding sequence ATGCATGAGCGTAGCAGCGTCGCTGACCTAGTCGGATCTCTCCGGGGCGAGCTGAACCGCTACTCACCAGGAGAAAAGCTGCCGTCCAGTCGCGCTCTCGTCGAGCGCTTCCGGGTCAGTCCCGTCACCGTCTCCCGGGCCATCGCCCAGCTCGTCGCCGAGGGGCTCGTGGTCACCAGGCCCGGCTCCGGTGCGTTCCGGGCGCAACCCCCTACCGAGGTGCCCCCGCCGGGCGACACCTCCTGGCAGGAGGTCTCCCTCAGTGGCGACGGCGGGCCCGAAGCGGTGCCGCGCACCGTCGACGCCTCCGGGGTCCTGGTCACGCTCGCCGCACCGCCGCCCGGAGTCATCGAGCTGAACGGCGGCTACCTCCACTCCTCCCTCCAGCCGGAGCGGGCGCTCGCCGCCGCCCTCGCCCGCGCCGGCCGCCGCCCCGGCGCCTGGGACCGGCCGCCCACCGACGGCCTGACCGAACTGCGGTCCTGGTTCGCCCGCCGGATCGGGCCCGCGCTCACCGCCGCCGATGTGCTGATCACCGCAGGTGGCCAGAGCGCCCTGGCCACCGCGCTGCGCGCGCTCGCCCCGCCCGGCGCCCCGTTGCTGGTCGAGTCGCCCACCTATCCCGGCATGCTGGCGGTCGCCCGCGCCGCCGGACTGCGGCCCGTGCCGGTGCCCGTGGACGCCGACGGCGTACGGCCGGAGCTGCTGGACGCGGCGTTCCGCGCCACCGGCGCCCGCGTCTTCGTCTGTCAGCCGCTCTTCCAGAACCCGACCGGCGCGGTCCTCGCCCCCGAACGGCGCGCCGAGGTCGTCCGGATCGCCCGTGCGGCGGGCGCCTTCGTCGTCGAGGACGACTTCGCGCGCCGGCTCGTCCATGACGACGCCGGGCCGCTGCCCGCCCCGCTGGCCGCCGACGACCCGGACGGGGTGGTCGTCCATGTCTGCTCCCTCACCAAGATCGCCTCGCCGAGCCTGCGGGTGGGGGCGCTGGCCGCCCGCGGGCCGGTGCTGGGCCGGCTGCGGGCCATCCAGGTCGTCGACAGCTTCTTCGTCCCCCGGCCGCTCCAGGAGGCCGCGCTCGAACTCGTCGGATCCCCGGCATGGGGCCACCATCTGCGTTCCGTGTCGGCCGGGCTGCGCAGCCGCCGCACCGCCATGACGACGGCGCTGGGCCTGGAACTGCCCGGACTCACGCTCCCGCACATCCCCGCTGGCGGCGGCAGCCTGTGGCTGCGCCTGCCCGAGGCGGAGGCCGGTACGGACGAGTCCGCGGTGGTCTCGGCGGCCCTGCGCGCGGGCGTCGCCATCGCGCCCGGCCGCCCGTACTTCTGCGCCGAACCTCCGTCCCCGCAGATCCGGCTGAGCTTCTCCGCGGCTGCCGGGGAGTCCGAGATCGCCGAAGGGATCCGCCGGCTGCGCACCGCCTGCGACGAAGTCCTGACCGGTTCCGGGGCGGCCGCCGGCCCTGACCGGGGCGGCCCGCGTGCCCCATGA
- a CDS encoding DMT family transporter, giving the protein MRAKSSAIDDNTIAVGPSATIDPVTRTTGTDSGTATGRESSRGGLVLAGLGVLAFSLTFPSTAWGLESFGPWSLVALRTLLAAAIAGSALLLGRVAMPDRRHWAGLVVVAAGVVIGFPLLTTLALRTSTTSHAAVVVGLLPLTTAVFSSLRTGARPPRAFWAAALAGAAVVIVFTVQQSGGELSGGDLYLFGALLVCAAGYTEGGRLARVMPGWQVVGWALVLCLPLAVVGAAVALPAEPVRLTAHGVIGLVWVAVVSTFLGLYVWYRGMAEIGVPRASQLQLGQPLLTLAWSFLLLGEKVPAAAPVAAVAVLVCIAATQRAGRDRRPR; this is encoded by the coding sequence ATGAGAGCAAAGAGTAGCGCTATCGACGACAACACGATAGCGGTCGGCCCATCGGCCACTATCGATCCCGTCACCCGGACCACCGGCACCGACAGCGGTACCGCCACCGGCCGCGAGTCGTCCCGCGGCGGTCTCGTGCTCGCCGGGCTCGGTGTCCTCGCCTTCTCGCTGACCTTTCCTTCCACGGCCTGGGGGCTGGAGAGCTTCGGCCCCTGGTCGCTGGTGGCGCTGCGCACCCTGCTCGCCGCGGCGATCGCGGGCAGCGCGCTGCTCCTGGGCCGCGTCGCGATGCCGGACCGCCGGCACTGGGCCGGGCTCGTCGTGGTCGCCGCGGGCGTGGTGATCGGCTTCCCGCTGCTGACCACGCTGGCCCTTCGGACCTCGACGACCTCGCACGCGGCCGTGGTCGTGGGGCTGTTGCCGCTGACCACCGCGGTGTTCTCCTCGCTGCGGACGGGAGCGCGGCCGCCCCGCGCCTTCTGGGCCGCGGCGCTGGCCGGTGCGGCCGTGGTGATCGTGTTCACCGTGCAGCAGAGCGGCGGCGAGCTGTCCGGCGGCGATCTGTATCTGTTCGGCGCGCTGCTGGTGTGCGCGGCGGGGTACACGGAGGGGGGCAGGCTGGCCCGGGTCATGCCCGGCTGGCAGGTGGTCGGCTGGGCGCTGGTGCTCTGCCTGCCGCTCGCGGTGGTGGGGGCGGCGGTCGCGTTGCCGGCCGAGCCGGTGCGGCTGACGGCGCACGGGGTGATCGGTCTGGTCTGGGTGGCAGTCGTTTCGACCTTCCTCGGCCTGTACGTCTGGTACCGCGGGATGGCGGAGATCGGGGTGCCGCGGGCCAGCCAGCTCCAGCTCGGGCAGCCCCTGCTGACCCTGGCGTGGTCGTTCCTCCTGCTCGGCGAGAAGGTTCCGGCGGCGGCGCCGGTGGCCGCGGTCGCGGTGCTCGTCTGCATCGCGGCCACCCAGCGGGCGGGGCGTGACCGGCGGCCGCGGTGA
- a CDS encoding histidine phosphatase family protein, protein MTSRVSLVAAARSSTLLAERFDDDRPLDHTGLYEIRLAAPALMPLGAAELRYCSPTPRSRATGDALGFAPLVQPALRDCDMGRWRGCTLADVTACEPAAVDAWLADPRSAPHGGEPLLAFISRIGGWLDTRPACDGAIVAVAEPAVVRAALVYALKAPPSTYWSVDVGPLSTVTLTGMPGRWSLRLEAGVR, encoded by the coding sequence ATGACTTCCAGAGTCTCGTTGGTCGCCGCGGCGCGCAGCTCCACCCTGCTCGCCGAGCGCTTCGACGACGACCGGCCGCTCGACCACACCGGTCTGTACGAGATCCGGCTCGCCGCGCCCGCCCTCATGCCGCTGGGCGCCGCCGAACTGCGCTACTGCTCGCCGACGCCGCGCAGCCGCGCCACCGGCGACGCACTCGGCTTCGCCCCGCTCGTCCAGCCGGCCCTGCGCGACTGCGACATGGGCCGCTGGCGGGGCTGCACCCTCGCCGATGTCACGGCGTGCGAACCGGCGGCGGTCGACGCCTGGCTCGCGGACCCGCGCTCCGCCCCGCACGGCGGCGAACCGCTGCTCGCGTTCATCTCGCGGATAGGGGGCTGGCTGGACACCCGCCCCGCGTGCGACGGCGCCATCGTCGCCGTCGCCGAACCGGCGGTCGTCCGGGCCGCGCTCGTGTACGCGCTCAAGGCCCCGCCGTCGACGTACTGGAGCGTGGATGTCGGGCCGCTCTCCACGGTCACTCTCACCGGAATGCCGGGCCGCTGGAGCCTCAGGCTCGAAGCGGGAGTCCGCTGA